One window of the Epinephelus moara isolate mb chromosome 24, YSFRI_EMoa_1.0, whole genome shotgun sequence genome contains the following:
- the LOC126386692 gene encoding tripartite motif-containing protein 16-like isoform X1, whose translation MAEPRIPVKMNRLCCRICSEVLRNPATVPCGHNFCMQCIQGHWDRDERRDRHYSCPECGRKFPSRPQLIRNTTLADLVRDTERCDDGSTEERRQSGPSKRPRSCTETSAGSGVCVKHSSPLDIYCCTDKQIICAMCAAAEHRGHTIGSVREERRRRQEELKNVQKKSKQILQKQEKKSKNMERTLEQIQDEARKTRDYCESILVSVIDCLQRHYMSVRELIRGHREEATAQVEMSLQTLQEKMEEIRKRDAELDRLAQIDNDVQFLQEWPSLRRLCKEDHLHPLNDVPEDPLLPFDCTKRAVEELGRRLEEFCDKEFASITETADSGEEQESGEETEDDDMEQGYEAGVSGVNTVTEKDMEPKTREQFLQYACSLSLDPTTAHEDLVISAGGKEVRLSPLKCKSTAIRFPQRFLHRRQVLCKQGLKAECCYYEIEVQGDKAEIALAYEGIDRKSRTMLSAFGANENSWSLDRSTKYSVSHRGDSIELTENPSHHRLGVYLKFKEGTLSFYEVSDSMKFLYTVKAEFTEPLYPGFWLGEKCCIRICDLTQD comes from the exons ATGGCAGAGCCTCGGATCCCTGTCAAGATGAACCGCCTCTGCTGTCGGATCTGCTCCGAGGTCCTCAGGAATCCTGCAACTGTTCCCTGCGGACACAACTTCTGCATGCAGTGCATCCAGGGCCACTGGGACCGAGACGAGAGGAGGGACCGTCACTACAGCTGTCCTGAATGTGGTAGGAAGTTTCCCTCCAGACCTCAGCTGATCAGGAACACGACTCTAGCTGACTTGGTGAGGGACACAGAGAGGTGTGATGatggcagcacagaggagaggagacaatcAGGGCCATCTAAAAGACCCCGGAGCTGTACAGAGACATCAGCAGGaagcggtgtgtgtgtgaagcacagCAGCCCTCTGGATATCTACTGCTGCACTGACAAGCAGATCATATGTGCAATGTGTGCTGCAGCTGAGCACAGGGGACACACCATAGGGTCagtgagggaggagaggaggaggagacag gaggagctgaagaacgtacaaaaaaaatccaagcagATTCTgcagaaacaagaaaagaaatcaaagaacatgGAAAGGACTCTTGAACAGATTCAG GATGAGGCGAGAAAAACACGGGACTACTGTGAAAGCATCTTGGTGAGCGTCATCGACTGCCTCCAGAGACATTACATGTCAGTGAGGGAGCTGATCAGAGGTCACAGGGAAGAGGCGACAGCTCAGGTTGAGATGTCCCTACAGACCCTGcaggagaagatggaggaaatCAGAAAGAGAGATGCTGAGCTGGATCGTCTGGCACAAATTGACAACGATGTCCAGTTCTTACAG GAATGGCCCTCTCTGCGGCGTCTCTGTAAAGAAGACCATCTCCATCCTCTCAATGATGTTCCAGAGGATCCACTTCTCCCCTTTGACTGCACAAAGAGGGCTGTTGAAGAGCTCGGGAGGCGACTGGAGGAGTTTTGCGACAAAGAATTCGCCTCAATCACTGAAACTG CTGACAGCGGAGAAGAGCAGGAAtcaggagaggagacagaggacgACGACATGGAACAAGGATATGAAGCCG GTGTTTCTGGAGTTAACACTGTGACTGAAAAGGACATGGAGCCTAAAACCAGAGAACAGTTCCTGCagt ATGCATGTAGCCTCAGCCTGGACCCCACCACAGCTCATGAGGACCTGGTGATTTCTGCAGGAGGCAAGGAGGTGAGGCTCAGCCCTCTCAAGTGTAAGAGTACAGCTATACGTTTCCCGCAGAGGTTTCTCCACCGACGGCAGGTGCTGTGCAAGCAGGGGCTGAAGGCCGAGTGCTGCTACTATGAGATAGAGGTGCAAGGAGACAAGGCTGAGATCGCCCTCGCCTACGAAGGAATAGACAGAAAATCTCGCACTATGCTGTCAGCGTTTGGGGCCAATGAAAATTCCTGGAGTCTTGATCGCTCCACAAAGTACTCTGTGAGCCACAGGGGTGACAGCATCGAGCTCACGGAAAACCCAAGTCATCACAGGCTCGGTGTTTATCTGAAGTTCAAAGAGGGAACTCTGTCATTCTACGAGGTGTCAGACAGTATGAAGTTTCTTTACACAGTTAAAGCTGAATTCACAGAGCCTCTGTATCCGGGCTTCTGGCTCGGAGAGAAATGTTGCATCAGGATCTGTGATTTGACACAGGACTGA
- the LOC126386692 gene encoding E3 ubiquitin-protein ligase TRIM47-like isoform X2 — MAEPRIPVKMNRLCCRICSEVLRNPATVPCGHNFCMQCIQGHWDRDERRDRHYSCPECGRKFPSRPQLIRNTTLADLVRDTERCDDGSTEERRQSGPSKRPRSCTETSAGSGVCVKHSSPLDIYCCTDKQIICAMCAAAEHRGHTIGSVREERRRRQEELKNVQKKSKQILQKQEKKSKNMERTLEQIQDEARKTRDYCESILVSVIDCLQRHYMSVRELIRGHREEATAQVEMSLQTLQEKMEEIRKRDAELDRLAQIDNDVQFLQEWPSLRRLCKEDHLHPLNDVPEDPLLPFDCTKRAVEELGRRLEEFCDKEFASITETADSGEEQESGEETEDDDMEQGYEAGVSGVNTVTEKDMEPKTREQFLQSTSNPVSRRASQLDIRLTRPSKQQCSEFQFGACCVHRRRPVDLGSTAGERLPPASHVAQASVSSGAGKAKRIPLKDCFVSLAMLRPYPEGACAACSNQKKKTVFSSQCNSSGCSVRHRKPPAWSQDYYVGI; from the exons ATGGCAGAGCCTCGGATCCCTGTCAAGATGAACCGCCTCTGCTGTCGGATCTGCTCCGAGGTCCTCAGGAATCCTGCAACTGTTCCCTGCGGACACAACTTCTGCATGCAGTGCATCCAGGGCCACTGGGACCGAGACGAGAGGAGGGACCGTCACTACAGCTGTCCTGAATGTGGTAGGAAGTTTCCCTCCAGACCTCAGCTGATCAGGAACACGACTCTAGCTGACTTGGTGAGGGACACAGAGAGGTGTGATGatggcagcacagaggagaggagacaatcAGGGCCATCTAAAAGACCCCGGAGCTGTACAGAGACATCAGCAGGaagcggtgtgtgtgtgaagcacagCAGCCCTCTGGATATCTACTGCTGCACTGACAAGCAGATCATATGTGCAATGTGTGCTGCAGCTGAGCACAGGGGACACACCATAGGGTCagtgagggaggagaggaggaggagacag gaggagctgaagaacgtacaaaaaaaatccaagcagATTCTgcagaaacaagaaaagaaatcaaagaacatgGAAAGGACTCTTGAACAGATTCAG GATGAGGCGAGAAAAACACGGGACTACTGTGAAAGCATCTTGGTGAGCGTCATCGACTGCCTCCAGAGACATTACATGTCAGTGAGGGAGCTGATCAGAGGTCACAGGGAAGAGGCGACAGCTCAGGTTGAGATGTCCCTACAGACCCTGcaggagaagatggaggaaatCAGAAAGAGAGATGCTGAGCTGGATCGTCTGGCACAAATTGACAACGATGTCCAGTTCTTACAG GAATGGCCCTCTCTGCGGCGTCTCTGTAAAGAAGACCATCTCCATCCTCTCAATGATGTTCCAGAGGATCCACTTCTCCCCTTTGACTGCACAAAGAGGGCTGTTGAAGAGCTCGGGAGGCGACTGGAGGAGTTTTGCGACAAAGAATTCGCCTCAATCACTGAAACTG CTGACAGCGGAGAAGAGCAGGAAtcaggagaggagacagaggacgACGACATGGAACAAGGATATGAAGCCG GTGTTTCTGGAGTTAACACTGTGACTGAAAAGGACATGGAGCCTAAAACCAGAGAACAGTTCCTGCagt CAACAAGCAATCCAGTGTCCAGGAGGGCCAGCCAACTCGACATTCGGCTGACCAGACCTTCCAAACAACAGTGTTCAGAGTTCCAGTTTGGTGCATGTTGTGTCCATCGTCGTCGCCCAGTTGACCTGGGGTCAACAGCAGGGGAGAGGTTGCCACCTGCCAGTCATGTGGCCCAGGCCTCTGTGTCTTCGGGAGCTGGAAAAGCAAAGAGGATTCCTCTTAAGGACTGCTTTGTTTCCCTTGCAATGTTGAGGCCTTACCCTGAGGGTGCATGTGCGGCCTGCTCcaatcaaaagaaaaagacagtattTAGCAGTCAGTGTAATTCTAGTGGATGCTCTGTGCGACATCGGAAGCCACCTGCTTGGTCTCAAGACTATTATGTTGGAATTTAA
- the strip1 gene encoding striatin-interacting protein 1 homolog, translated as MDVGGNGAGLPVNNKQRAMLPNKTRGEFTRNPRKDSEGLSESPDLEFEYADTDKWAAELSELYSYTEGPEFALNRKCFEVEFRTHVSDKKWTELDAAQHRAHAMRLLDGLEVIAREKRLKVARAILYMAQGTFAECSSEAEVQYWMRYNIFLLLDVGTFSALVELLNMEIDNSAACSSAVRKPAISLADSTDLRVLLNIMYLMVETIQQDDPADKPEWKIIRETFRAELGSPLFNNEPISVMLFGMVTKFCSGHAPHFPMKKVLLLLWKSILFTLGGFEQLQTIKVHKREELGLPPLPEDSIRVIRSMRAASPPASASDLIEQQQKRARREHKALIKQDNLDAFNEKDPYKADDSREDEDDNDDNDNNIEPETFPLERDEVMPPPIPHPPTERVSFPRGLPWAPKVREKDIENFLESSRSKFIGYTLGSDTDTVVGLPRPIHESIRTLKQHKYVSIAEIQIAKEEEFQKTPLSGGEEEVEMSATELLYQGILPSLPQYMIALLKILLAAAPTSKAKTDSINILADVLPEEMPTTVLQSMKLGVDVNRHKEIIVKAISAILLLLLKHFKLNHIYQFEYMAQHLVFANCIPLILKFFNQNIMSYITAKNSISVLDFPYCVVHELPELTAESLEAGDNNQFCWRNLFSCINLLRILNKLTKWKHSRTMMLVVFKSAPILKRALKVKQAMMQLYVLKLLKVQTKYLGRQWRKSNMKTMSAIYQKVRHRLNDDWAYGNDLDARPWDFQAEECALRANIERFNSRRYDKTHSNPDFLPVDNCLQSVLGQRVDLPEDFQMNYDLWLEREVFSKPISWEELLQ; from the exons ATGGACGTCGGTGGGAATGGTGCTGGGCTTCCTGTAAACAATAAACAGAGAGCTATGCTACCTAACAAAACCAGGGGCGAATTTACCCGCAACCCAAGAAAAGACTCAGAG GGGCTGTCTGAGTCTCCAGACCTCGAATTTGAATATGCTGATACAGACAAGTGGGCTGCAGAGCTGTCAG AGCTGTACAGTTATACTGAAGGACCAGAGTTTGCTCTCAATAGGAAGTGCTTTGAGGTGGAATTCAGAACACATG TGTCTGATAAGAAGTGGACGGAGCTTGATGCAGCTCAGCACAGAGCTCACGCCATGCGATTGTTGGACGGTCTGGAAGTGATTGCGCGGGAGAAGAGGCTGAAGGTCGCCAGAGCTATTCTTTACATGGCTCAGG GAACCTTTGCAGAGTGCAGCTCTGAGGCTGAGGTGCAGTACTGGATGAGATACAACATCTTTCTGCTGCTGGATGTGGGGACCTTCTCTGCTCTGGTGGAGCTGCTCAACATGGAGATTGA TAACAGCGCTGCCTGCAGTAGTGCTGTTAGGAAACCAGCCATCTCCCTTGCTGACAGCACAGATCTCAGAGTGCTGCTTAACATAATGTACCTGATGGTGGAAACGATACAACAGGACGACCCAGCGGACAAGCCTGAGTGGAAAATCATCAGGGAAACCTTCAGGGCAGAACTCG GATCTCCTCTGTTCAACAACGAGCCCATTTCCGTCATGCTCTTCGGGATGGTTACCAAGTTCTGCAGTGGCCATGCCCCTCACTTCCCGATGAAGaaggtgttgttgctgttgtggaAGAGCATACTG TTCACACTCGGAGGGTTTGAGCAGCTCCAAACCATAAAGGTTCATAAGCGTGAAGAGCtgggtcttcctcctctcccggAGGACAGCATTCGAGTCATTCGCAGTATGAGGGCCGCTTCTCCGCCTGCGTCTGCATCCGACCTCatagagcagcagcaaaaacgGGCACGCCGCGAACACAAG GCGCTGATCAAACAGGACAACCTCGACGCATTCAACGAAAAGGATCCTTACAAGGCCGATGACTCTCGTGAGGATGAGGACGACAACGACGACAATGACAACAATATAGAGCCAGAGACTTTCCCTCTAGAGAGGGACGAGGTGATGCCTCCACCTATTCCTCATCCTCCAACAGAGAGGGTGTCCTTCCCCAGAGGACTGCCTTGGGCTCCTAAAGTCAG GGAAAAAGACATCGAAAATTTCCTGGAGTCAAGTAGAAGTAAATTTATTGGTTACACGCTCGGAAG TGATACAGATACAGTTGTTGGTTTGCCCAGGCCGATTCACGAGAGCATAAGGACGTTAAAGCAG CATAAGTACGTCTCCATCGCTGAGATACAGATTGCAAAGGAGGAGGAGTTTCAGAAAACCCCTCTGTCTGGG GGTGAAGAGGAGGTGGAAATGTCCGCCACTGAGCTGCTCTATCAGGGAATTCTGCCCAGTTTGCCTCAATACATG ATCGCTCTGCTGAAGATTCTGCTCGCAGCAGCTCCGACTTCCAAAGCCAAGACGGACTCCATCAACATCCTGGCAGACGTGCTGCCAGAGGAGATGCC GACCACAGTGCTGCAAAGCATGAAACTTGGTGTTGATGTGAATCGACACAAAGAGATCATCGTGAAGGCCATCTCTGCtattctgctgctgctcctgaaACACTTCAAACTTAACCACATCTACCAG TTTGAGTACATGGCTCAACACCTGGTGTTTGCCAACTGCATCCCCCTCATCCTGAAGTTCTTCAACCAGAACATCATGTCTTACATCACAGCTAAAAACAG CATTTCAGTACTTGACTTTCCTTATTGTGTGGTGCATGAGCTGCCAGAGTTAACCGCAGAGAGTTTG GAAGCAGGAGACAACAATCAGTTCTGCTGGAGGAATCTGTTCTCTTGTATTAACCTGCTGAGGATCCTCAACAAACTAACCAAGTGGAAGCACTCCAGAACAATG ATGCTGGTGGTGTTCAAGTCCGCTCCCATCCTGAAGAGGGCGCTGAAGGTCAAGCAGGCCATGATGCAGCTCTATGTCCTCAAGCTGCTCAAAGTGCAGACCAAATACCTGGGGCGTCAGTGGAGGAAGAGCAACATGAAGACCATGTCTGCCATCTATCAGAAGGTCCGACATCGGCTCAATGACGACTGGGCCTACGGTAACG ATCTGGACGCCCGTCCCTGGGACTTCCAGGCCGAGGAGTGTGCTCTGCGGGCCAACATCGAACGCTTCAACAGCCGCCGCTATGACAAGACCCACAGCAACCCGGACTTCCTGCCTGTGGACAACTGTCTGCAAAGTGTCCTGGGACAGCGGGTGGACCTGCCCGAGGACTTCCAAATGAACTACGACCTCTGGCTGGAGCGGGAGGTCTTCTCCAAACCTATTTCCTGGGAAGAGCTGCTACAGTGA